From the Labilithrix sp. genome, the window CGAACCGCCGCCACCTCGACATCCTCGGGGTGGTGAAGGAGGTCTTCGACTGCGCGGCGGAGGGCTTCCTCGGCGCGAAGTCGGGGCTCAGTCGCCTCGCCGCTTTCGGCCGTCGCGTCCAGGAGGCGGAGCCGTACCGCTCGCTCGCCGACCTCCTTCGCTACGACGAGCGCCTCGCGACGATGAGCCTCAAGATCCAGGTCGGCGCCGACGGCAAGGTGCGCGGCTTCGAGGTCGTCGCAGTGCAGGAGGACGACAAGAACCCGTTCGTGCAGTCGCCGTGGCGGCGCTGGCTCGCGAAGCTGGAGCTCTTCGCGCGCGGCTACAAGCTCTCCGATCAGGAGGTGATGGCGCGCCTCATCGACGCGGTGTTCGACGGCTTGCAGGAGGACCTCGTCCCGCTCGTGCAGCTCCTCGGCGAGATCGAGTTTTACCTCGGCGCGCTCGGCCTCGCCGACGCCGCGCGCGCGGCCGGCCTCGAGATGTCGCTCCCCGAGCTCGTGAGCGCGGGCGAGCCGCGGCGGCTCGAGGGCCTCTTCAACCCGCTCCTCCTCGCGCACGGCGTCCAGCCGGTGCCGTGCGACGTGCGCGGCGATCACCACGCGTCGACGGTGCTCGTGACCGGCCCGAACTCGGGCGGCAAGACGCGGCTCCTCCAGTCGCTCGGCCTCTCGCAGCTCCTCGCGCAGTCGGGCCTCTTCGTGCCGGCGCGCGCGGGCACGTGCGCGATCGTCCCCGGCCTCGTGATGTCGCTCATCGAGGAGGCGCGCGCCGATCAGTCCGAGGGCCGCCTCGGCACCGAGCTCGTGCGGATCCGCGACCTCTTCGAGCGCCTCCCGCCCGGCGCGATGGTCATCCTCGACGAGCTCTGCTCCGGCACGAACCCGTCCGAGGGGGAGGAGATCTTCGAGCTCGTCGTCGAGATCCTGGGCCGCCTCGAGCCGCAGGCGTTCATCACGACCCATTTCCTCGCG encodes:
- a CDS encoding DNA mismatch repair protein; its protein translation is MLAEQELTRARPSVSVRAPEPKPHVPDLLHPEPIGRIDVEQTRLSLALAFASGVTGGVFSEALENASVAESTWEPASFAKDLFLAELVALCFKITIDGRPHPVAKKHLVRLLAHPPKDVAAVKHRRAVLAELAAQPALRSELERLYVLLCRLRSLLDAASDAGKWDPNRRHLDILGVVKEVFDCAAEGFLGAKSGLSRLAAFGRRVQEAEPYRSLADLLRYDERLATMSLKIQVGADGKVRGFEVVAVQEDDKNPFVQSPWRRWLAKLELFARGYKLSDQEVMARLIDAVFDGLQEDLVPLVQLLGEIEFYLGALGLADAARAAGLEMSLPELVSAGEPRRLEGLFNPLLLAHGVQPVPCDVRGDHHASTVLVTGPNSGGKTRLLQSLGLSQLLAQSGLFVPARAGTCAIVPGLVMSLIEEARADQSEGRLGTELVRIRDLFERLPPGAMVILDELCSGTNPSEGEEIFELVVEILGRLEPQAFITTHFLAFAARLEREKAIPDLRFLQVELGEGQRPTYQFVPGVATTSLAGHAAARLGVTREELLALVDRNKGRG